TACGCCTGGATTCTCCACATGGTGAGCAAACTCTCCGAAAACGGCGTCGCCGGCTTCGTCCTCGCCAACGGGTCCATGTCCACCAACACCAAGGGCGAAGGCGAGATACGGAAGCAGTTGATTGAGAATGGTTTGGTTGACTGCATGATTGCGCTTCCGGGGCAGTTGTTTTTCACGACTCAGATTCCGGTGTGTCTTTGGATTCTGCGGAAGCCTGGGAGCAATGGAGCTCCCGCTCCATTATCTTCACATTCATCATTAAAGGACGGAGCAGGAGCTCCATCCCTCCCAGAAACCCTTTTCATCGATGCTCGCAAAATGGGCAGCATGATATCGCGCACGCAAAAGGAATTGTCGGCGGAAGACATCGCGCAAATCACAGACACTTATCACGCGTGGCGCTCTGGGAGCAATGGAGCTCCAGCTCCGTCGTCTTCAAGCATCACAAAGGACGCAGCAGGCGCTACGTCGCTCCCAGCCTACCAAGACAAAGCCGGATACTGTAAGTCGGCTACCTTGGAAGAAATCAAAAAGCACGACTACGTGCTCACGCCAGGCCGCTATGTCGGTGCGGCGGCGCTGGAAGACGACGGCATCCCCTTCGAAACCAAGATGACTGAGCTGAGCCAGACGCTCTACGCACAGATGGACGAATCAAAAAAGCTCGATCAAACCATCACTGAAAACCTTAACTCCCTCGGCTATGGCAGGAAAATCATCTGAGCGTGTCGGCTAACTACTCAAACAAACAGAGAAATGCATTGGTGCTTTATTGATGAAAGTTGGAGAGACGGGGTTGACGAGAAAATTGGTGTTCTCGCGGCAACGGTCGGCCCAGCCCGGGACTTCCAAAAGCTCGATGCCAAAATGTATCAAGTCAGAAAGAAATACCTCGGTGAAGACCACGCGAAAGACAGGACCAGCGAACTCAAAGGCACTCAGCTTCTCTCCAATAATAGTTTCAAAATGCTCGACCAACATGGTTTCTCCAAAAATCTCTGCGTTGTTCGTGAAATCCTGGAATTCGTCAAAACGACCCAAATTCGCTACATCGGCGTCACGGTTTACGGGAATAAAAAACCCAGCCTCCTTGCCCCTCACGCCCGGGATCTAGCCCGCCCATTCAAAGAACTCTGCTACAAGCTGGAAGCCGCCATTCCTCGCGGACAGGCTGGGATTATCGTCTTTGACCAAAGAGTCGGTGCTCAAGAAGGTATCTCGGTAGCCATCTCAAATTACCTATCAGGGATTCCAGGAAGAAAAAAACTCCATCCTGATCCTCTTGTCGGAGTCTCCAACGTGCACGCCGGTCTTCAGCTGGCCGACATCGCAGCATTTATTTTAGGCAAACGAGCCGCTCAAGATAAGCGCATAGAACCTTTTTACCGCATCCTTTCCGCCTCAAAACTTGAGACCACCAATTCACAGGGAAAAACTATCTACGGCTTCGTCCGCTTTCAGCAGCATGAAGACGGACGTTTCACGATCCGAAAACACCGATGAGCAGACAAAAAAAAGAGAGCCGGGTCCTTTCGGGAA
The sequence above is drawn from the Akkermansiaceae bacterium genome and encodes:
- a CDS encoding DUF3800 domain-containing protein — encoded protein: MHWCFIDESWRDGVDEKIGVLAATVGPARDFQKLDAKMYQVRKKYLGEDHAKDRTSELKGTQLLSNNSFKMLDQHGFSKNLCVVREILEFVKTTQIRYIGVTVYGNKKPSLLAPHARDLARPFKELCYKLEAAIPRGQAGIIVFDQRVGAQEGISVAISNYLSGIPGRKKLHPDPLVGVSNVHAGLQLADIAAFILGKRAAQDKRIEPFYRILSASKLETTNSQGKTIYGFVRFQQHEDGRFTIRKHR